One Bartonella tribocorum CIP 105476 genomic window carries:
- a CDS encoding quinone-dependent dihydroorotate dehydrogenase — protein MSFFRCIGRSALFMLDPEHAHRLAIVGLKSGLNGCQKVVDKRLSVTIAGLKFKNFIGLAAGFDKNAEVVDEIFRLGFGFTEIGTVTPKPQIGNPKPRLFRLKEDEAIINRMGFNNDGHQVVDDRLRICKKAGVVGVNIGANKDTVDKIDDYTVGIAHFYDVADYFTVNISSPNTPGLRDLQARDSLHLLLNAISKARKEQEKKHGFSIPIFLKIAPDLSEKELDDIAEEIKLSDFDGLIVSNTTLSRQGLNNSHFSNEEGGLSGRPLFERSTIVLAKMRQKLGKEIAIIGVGGVKDAQTALEKVKAGADLIQLYSGMVYEGPNLVITILKEILQMMQQDGVDNIKDYRDHNLEHWAKFPL, from the coding sequence ATGAGTTTTTTTCGTTGTATTGGCCGTTCTGCTTTATTTATGTTAGATCCAGAGCATGCGCACCGCTTAGCGATTGTTGGATTGAAAAGTGGCTTAAACGGTTGTCAAAAGGTTGTTGATAAGCGATTGAGTGTAACTATTGCAGGGCTTAAGTTTAAAAATTTTATTGGTCTTGCAGCGGGGTTTGATAAAAATGCAGAGGTTGTTGATGAAATTTTTCGTTTAGGATTTGGTTTTACTGAAATTGGAACAGTGACACCAAAGCCTCAGATTGGAAATCCTAAACCACGGCTTTTTCGTTTAAAAGAAGATGAAGCAATTATTAATAGAATGGGTTTTAATAATGACGGGCATCAAGTTGTTGATGACAGATTGCGGATATGTAAAAAAGCGGGTGTTGTAGGGGTCAATATTGGAGCCAATAAGGATACAGTTGATAAGATTGACGATTATACTGTTGGCATTGCTCATTTTTATGATGTTGCTGATTATTTTACGGTTAATATTTCTTCTCCTAATACGCCAGGTTTGCGCGATTTACAGGCTCGTGATAGTTTGCATCTTTTGTTGAATGCCATCTCAAAAGCGCGAAAGGAGCAAGAGAAAAAACATGGATTTTCCATTCCCATTTTTTTAAAAATTGCTCCAGATTTATCAGAGAAAGAATTGGATGATATTGCAGAAGAAATAAAACTTTCTGATTTTGATGGACTGATTGTTTCCAATACGACTCTTTCACGTCAAGGTCTTAACAATAGTCATTTCAGCAATGAAGAGGGGGGGCTTTCTGGACGTCCACTTTTTGAGCGTTCTACGATTGTGCTTGCAAAAATGCGTCAAAAGTTAGGGAAGGAGATTGCAATTATTGGCGTTGGCGGTGTAAAGGATGCGCAAACGGCTTTGGAAAAAGTAAAAGCAGGTGCAGATTTAATTCAATTATATAGTGGGATGGTTTATGAAGGTCCAAATCTTGTCATAACTATTTTAAAAGAGATTTTGCAGATGATGCAACAAGATGGTGTCGATAACATAAAAGACTATCGTGATCATAATCTTGAGCATTGGGCAAAATTTCCCTTGTAA
- a CDS encoding DUF6622 family protein — protein MSLFNILTGPPLWVWILLIFLITMGIIALKDREMKVYRLFLLPLVFLFLGASDVINKLAFPGWGAIAMLGGLMIGVGVGWLLWRATARLKIKEGTDFIIRPGTPLTLIFILIAFVIKFILIVFLNIEPDLKYVFDFNLLFGLLSGLTDGVFWGGTLNLYIAFRKNRN, from the coding sequence ATGTCATTGTTTAATATTCTAACTGGACCCCCTTTATGGGTCTGGATTTTACTTATTTTTCTCATTACGATGGGAATAATCGCATTGAAAGATAGGGAAATGAAGGTTTACCGCCTTTTTCTCTTGCCGTTAGTCTTTCTTTTTTTGGGCGCAAGCGATGTGATTAACAAGCTGGCGTTCCCGGGCTGGGGAGCAATCGCAATGTTGGGGGGACTGATGATCGGCGTTGGCGTTGGCTGGTTGCTCTGGCGTGCTACTGCGCGTTTAAAAATCAAAGAGGGAACGGATTTCATTATTCGGCCTGGTACGCCGTTGACGCTGATATTTATTCTTATCGCTTTTGTCATCAAATTCATATTGATTGTTTTTCTCAATATTGAACCTGATTTGAAATATGTATTTGATTTTAACCTTCTTTTTGGTCTTTTAAGTGGGCTCACTGATGGTGTGTTTTGGGGCGGCACATTAAATTTATATATAGCATTTCGAAAGAATCGAAATTAA
- a CDS encoding MFS transporter produces MFTLFANKNIRYFCLTVSLLALLSGALRTAIPLLARQSGYGVVGVSWAQGLFSLAWPIFGILAGTLLDRCDKIKLATSALLIFMLLHIVLFILLMIQIAPAEQIFFYATIAGFIVVSAEAYIMTIPPLIMEGERLMTFYSIVLFLDFGVSYFLAPVITSSILAHSTLLFLGLLIVLFITLIFTARRAVPTSPALDKENITFRYIIAGFRFIFSSRHLTSLTLLTFFLSVVFGAFLTSFIFFVTDSRYLGLHSSQYGVMFAAYALGTMAGALFAPRIRYAPVRLAVLTDGLGTVVLLLIPAFSKSAVFVWGVTFIAGVGASLWFIGVTAFRQRLTPKQLLGRANSAFRVIGYAGMPVGSFLVGVLGSFISLQFAATFIAGLLLVAIAITIPFLWQADHIDTPTPATR; encoded by the coding sequence ATGTTCACGCTTTTTGCCAACAAGAACATACGCTATTTTTGCCTAACCGTTAGTCTGCTCGCCTTACTCAGCGGTGCTTTGCGCACAGCCATCCCGCTATTAGCAAGACAATCTGGATATGGCGTAGTTGGAGTAAGTTGGGCGCAAGGTCTCTTCTCATTAGCGTGGCCAATTTTCGGCATCCTTGCAGGCACTTTACTTGATCGCTGCGACAAAATAAAACTTGCCACCTCAGCTCTCCTCATCTTCATGCTACTGCATATTGTCCTGTTCATCCTGCTTATGATACAGATTGCTCCAGCTGAACAAATTTTCTTCTATGCAACCATTGCTGGATTCATCGTCGTTTCTGCCGAAGCTTATATAATGACGATTCCACCACTTATCATGGAGGGAGAGCGATTGATGACCTTCTACTCAATTGTCTTGTTTTTAGATTTCGGGGTCTCCTATTTTCTTGCCCCTGTCATAACAAGCAGCATTTTAGCGCATAGCACACTGCTATTTCTCGGCCTGTTAATCGTGCTTTTTATCACATTGATTTTTACCGCTCGCCGTGCTGTTCCGACATCGCCAGCACTTGATAAAGAAAACATCACTTTCCGTTATATCATTGCCGGCTTTCGTTTCATTTTTTCAAGTCGGCATCTCACCTCCCTTACATTACTCACATTCTTTCTATCGGTGGTATTTGGAGCATTCCTAACCTCATTCATCTTCTTCGTTACCGACAGTCGATATCTGGGCCTCCATAGCAGCCAATATGGCGTGATGTTTGCAGCCTACGCGCTTGGTACAATGGCGGGTGCCCTCTTTGCGCCACGTATACGCTATGCACCGGTGCGCCTAGCTGTTCTCACTGACGGTTTAGGAACGGTTGTCTTGCTGCTGATTCCAGCCTTTTCAAAAAGTGCTGTCTTCGTATGGGGCGTCACCTTTATCGCTGGCGTTGGAGCAAGCTTATGGTTTATTGGAGTTACCGCCTTCAGGCAGCGCCTCACACCAAAGCAACTTCTCGGGCGCGCTAATTCTGCTTTTCGGGTGATAGGCTATGCTGGAATGCCGGTCGGAAGCTTTTTGGTCGGCGTCCTTGGTTCTTTTATATCGTTGCAATTTGCTGCCACCTTTATCGCTGGACTACTATTGGTGGCTATCGCGATAACGATTCCATTTCTTTGGCAGGCTGATCATATAGACACACCCACCCCTGCCACGAGATAA
- a CDS encoding PAS domain-containing sensor histidine kinase: MSLKADELSNNELKCKQEAFCFIPELLPRPFTWKIDHNGLFCEVSKELAEVVGPLSSSILGCGFHELAHQFNDERYLVLSRFIEAAMPWSKEVVQWPVDGCSQWLDVELSALPIFDVKKQLKGFRGFGVLKVQEQRDEKLETEMPRLTEIERSAFREIAEQLRDELNSSVKEENFVEKTAIQLPYPQTLPVNAIEQALIKEPAAVLSLLETATDGVLWLDEQGFIQSASRAALALMGYEINELRGQPFSSFFTLQSRFLVEKYFKLIRMKGKNQVLNRSETADLMTKSHKNRTVLITIVFLAPQGNYAVMLRDRTKKVLSEEEKAEENKIVGVVHEIRTPLNALIGFAEIMKEGRFGSIENERYHGYLRDIISSGKHILSLINELLECSKINYSDSNNQVDSSLISEQFDVISCLRATIAFLETQANHNGIIMRIVAPPHVPFIPVSQQMFRQIIWNLLSNAIRFTSLGGQIIVHVSYRKERIKISVSDNGIGMSEEEIAHALQPYGQVERKDGRSGDSVFMGTGLGLPMCKAMVEESGGEFLLFSKPNHGTTVEMFFPHVP, encoded by the coding sequence ATGTCATTAAAAGCAGATGAGTTAAGTAACAATGAATTAAAATGTAAGCAAGAAGCTTTTTGTTTTATACCAGAGCTTTTGCCACGACCTTTTACATGGAAAATCGATCACAATGGTTTATTTTGTGAAGTCTCAAAGGAGTTAGCTGAAGTTGTTGGTCCTCTCTCTTCTTCTATTTTAGGTTGTGGCTTTCATGAGCTTGCTCATCAATTTAATGATGAGAGATATCTGGTTCTCAGTCGTTTTATTGAAGCGGCTATGCCGTGGAGTAAAGAGGTTGTTCAATGGCCAGTTGATGGTTGTTCACAATGGCTTGATGTTGAATTGTCGGCTTTGCCAATTTTTGATGTTAAAAAGCAGCTTAAAGGGTTTCGTGGCTTTGGCGTTTTAAAAGTTCAAGAACAAAGAGATGAAAAGCTGGAGACGGAAATGCCGCGTCTTACGGAGATAGAACGCTCAGCTTTTCGTGAGATTGCAGAGCAATTACGTGATGAATTGAATTCATCGGTAAAAGAAGAGAATTTTGTTGAAAAAACAGCTATTCAATTACCATATCCACAAACATTACCGGTAAATGCTATAGAACAAGCTCTCATAAAAGAACCCGCTGCTGTTTTATCATTATTGGAGACAGCAACAGATGGTGTTTTATGGTTAGATGAACAGGGGTTTATTCAATCGGCAAGTAGGGCAGCTTTAGCATTAATGGGTTATGAAATAAATGAACTACGAGGACAGCCATTTTCTTCATTCTTTACTTTGCAAAGCCGATTTTTGGTTGAAAAATATTTTAAATTAATTCGTATGAAGGGGAAAAATCAGGTTTTAAATCGCAGCGAAACAGCTGATTTAATGACGAAAAGTCATAAAAATAGAACCGTTTTGATAACGATTGTATTTTTGGCACCGCAAGGCAATTATGCTGTTATGTTGCGTGATAGAACAAAAAAAGTTTTATCAGAAGAAGAAAAAGCAGAAGAGAATAAAATTGTTGGCGTTGTTCATGAAATACGAACACCTTTGAATGCTCTTATTGGTTTTGCGGAAATTATGAAAGAGGGCCGTTTTGGTTCAATAGAAAATGAGCGTTATCATGGATATTTACGCGATATTATCTCTTCTGGAAAACATATATTATCGCTCATTAATGAATTACTAGAATGTTCGAAGATAAATTATTCTGATTCCAATAACCAGGTTGATTCTTCCCTTATTTCTGAACAATTTGATGTGATATCTTGTTTACGTGCGACGATAGCTTTTCTTGAAACTCAAGCCAATCATAACGGCATTATCATGCGTATTGTTGCTCCACCGCATGTTCCATTTATTCCTGTATCACAACAAATGTTTCGCCAGATTATATGGAATCTTCTTTCCAATGCTATTCGTTTTACCTCCTTGGGTGGACAGATTATTGTTCACGTTTCTTATAGAAAAGAACGCATAAAAATTTCAGTGAGTGATAATGGTATAGGAATGAGTGAAGAAGAAATTGCACATGCCCTGCAACCTTATGGTCAAGTAGAGCGCAAAGATGGCCGATCTGGTGACAGTGTTTTTATGGGAACAGGCTTAGGACTCCCAATGTGTAAGGCAATGGTGGAAGAAAGCGGGGGAGAATTTTTATTGTTCTCAAAACCCAATCACGGAACAACTGTGGAAATGTTTTTTCCTCATGTTCCATGA
- a CDS encoding glutamine synthetase family protein: MAVKNGKQIKSKDSKPVSGFLKNLRGVSNWQQVLQWLSFRNVEDIECITPDQAGVPRGKMMLSKKFTSETSLALPSAVFMATISGDYPEDGHGFEYPKTDGDLRLEPDLSTLSIVPWEDAPTAQVICDLVYQNGQVVDYTPRNVLRKVVNFYTQMGLKPVVSPEIEFYLVEKNPDPDYPLVPPVGRSGRSIGGGQGYSIAGVNEFDEFIDDIYHFSEAQGLEIDTLIHEEGAGQFEINLRHGDPIELADQVFMFKRTIREAALKHNMYATFMAKPIQGQPGSAMHIHQSVVNKKTGMNIFTQEDGGESICFRHFIGGLQRHMAGGLVMLAPYVNSYRRLMPDVSAPVNLRWGYDNRTTAFRVPRSAPQARRVENRLPSSDANPYLALAASLACGLIGLQQKIEPDEPTTNNVNADNIELPRGLIEAVNLFEQDTEIRAILGDVFVSTYAAIKRQEFETFMEVISPWEREYLLLNV, encoded by the coding sequence ATGGCTGTGAAAAATGGTAAACAAATAAAAAGTAAGGATTCTAAGCCTGTTTCTGGTTTTCTTAAAAATTTGCGTGGTGTAAGCAACTGGCAGCAAGTTTTACAATGGCTTTCTTTTCGTAATGTAGAAGATATTGAGTGTATTACACCTGATCAAGCAGGTGTACCACGTGGCAAGATGATGCTTTCTAAAAAATTTACTTCAGAAACATCATTAGCGCTACCTTCAGCGGTTTTTATGGCAACAATTTCAGGAGATTATCCTGAAGATGGCCATGGTTTTGAATATCCCAAAACCGATGGCGATCTGCGTCTTGAGCCTGATTTGTCTACGTTAAGTATTGTACCATGGGAAGATGCTCCTACAGCGCAGGTGATTTGTGATCTTGTCTATCAAAATGGACAGGTTGTCGATTATACACCGCGAAATGTTTTGCGAAAAGTAGTCAATTTTTATACGCAAATGGGTCTAAAACCAGTTGTTTCACCAGAAATTGAGTTTTATTTAGTAGAGAAAAATCCTGATCCGGATTATCCTTTAGTTCCTCCTGTTGGTCGTTCTGGACGTTCAATTGGTGGAGGACAGGGCTATTCGATCGCCGGTGTGAATGAGTTTGATGAATTCATTGATGATATTTATCATTTTTCGGAAGCGCAAGGATTGGAGATTGATACGCTTATTCACGAGGAAGGGGCAGGTCAGTTTGAAATCAATTTACGCCATGGCGATCCGATTGAATTGGCGGATCAAGTTTTTATGTTCAAACGCACAATTCGTGAAGCAGCTCTTAAACATAATATGTATGCAACTTTTATGGCTAAGCCCATTCAAGGGCAGCCGGGCTCTGCGATGCATATTCACCAATCAGTCGTTAATAAGAAGACAGGGATGAATATTTTCACGCAGGAAGACGGTGGAGAAAGTATTTGTTTTCGCCATTTTATTGGTGGATTACAAAGACATATGGCGGGAGGACTTGTCATGCTTGCACCTTATGTAAATTCTTACCGACGTCTTATGCCGGATGTTTCAGCACCTGTTAATTTGCGATGGGGATATGATAATCGTACCACAGCATTTCGTGTTCCTCGTTCTGCTCCTCAAGCGCGACGTGTCGAGAATAGACTTCCTTCATCAGATGCGAATCCTTATTTAGCCCTTGCAGCTTCTTTAGCCTGTGGTCTCATTGGTTTACAACAAAAAATTGAACCGGATGAGCCAACAACAAATAATGTAAATGCTGATAATATTGAGTTACCCCGTGGTCTTATTGAAGCGGTTAATTTATTTGAACAAGATACAGAAATACGTGCTATTCTAGGAGATGTGTTTGTTAGTACTTATGCTGCAATCAAACGACAAGAGTTTGAAACTTTTATGGAAGTGATTAGCCCGTGGGAGCGCGAATATCTCTTGCTTAATGTTTGA
- the rhuM gene encoding RhuM family protein gives MAGLFSVDVRTISEYLKNIFESQELDENSVIRIFRITASDGKSYNTQFYNLDAIIAVGYRVNSKHATQFRQWATQILRDFAIRGYVLDKKRLENGQTLNENYFEHLLAEIREIRLSERRFYQKITDIYTTSIDYNKDAPTTREFFAKVQNKLHFAVHGHTAAQLMFKRADSKKEHMGLATCENSPHGKIVKTDVTIAKNDRTQDELKQLGLIVNAYLDLVESRAERKIPHRSG, from the coding sequence ATGGCAGGGTTATTCAGCGTAGATGTACGTACAATCAGTGAATATTTAAAAAATATATTTGAATCTCAAGAATTAGATGAAAATTCAGTTATCCGGATTTTCCGGATAACTGCCTCTGACGGTAAAAGCTATAATACTCAATTTTATAACCTCGATGCCATTATTGCTGTTGGATATCGGGTTAACTCAAAACACGCAACACAATTTCGACAATGGGCGACGCAAATATTACGTGATTTTGCAATTAGAGGCTATGTCTTAGACAAAAAGCGCCTTGAAAACGGCCAAACCCTTAATGAAAATTATTTCGAACATTTACTCGCTGAAATAAGAGAAATTCGCCTTAGTGAACGGCGTTTTTATCAAAAAATTACAGATATTTATACAACCAGTATAGATTATAACAAAGATGCACCAACGACACGCGAGTTTTTCGCAAAAGTTCAGAATAAATTGCATTTTGCTGTGCACGGACACACAGCAGCGCAACTGATGTTTAAGCGAGCAGACAGCAAAAAAGAACATATGGGCTTAGCAACGTGTGAGAATTCTCCACATGGTAAAATTGTAAAAACCGATGTTACAATTGCTAAAAACGACCGAACACAAGATGAACTTAAGCAGCTTGGCTTAATTGTTAATGCTTATCTTGATTTAGTAGAGAGCCGCGCAGAGCGAAAAATACCGCATCGTTCAGGATAA
- a CDS encoding radical SAM protein: MQLVDHPFVKFDQLKPIYNFTYPLFRTISNEFYNYLDFNKLAQSKQIPQARTISLYLHIPFCETICSFCPFQKGAYKYIKQIESYMSALTTEIRNKGNFIRSLKGPIRSIYIGGGTPSLLSADNIRHIGKVLYAEFELSSLAEFTLESEPKSVTRDKLYAAREIGVNRISFGVQSFIERFRSLFNLTSTREQIKNTVDWSQEIIGHVGFDLLYGTHSQQAEELLYDLKQASFTLKPSTSMQSTIWLSPRNCISLTHKKD; the protein is encoded by the coding sequence ATGCAACTCGTGGATCATCCTTTTGTGAAATTCGATCAACTCAAGCCGATTTACAACTTCACATATCCGCTATTTCGCACTATTTCAAATGAATTTTACAATTACCTAGACTTTAATAAGCTAGCGCAAAGTAAGCAGATTCCACAAGCGCGTACCATTTCTCTTTATTTGCATATTCCCTTTTGTGAAACCATCTGTTCCTTCTGTCCCTTTCAGAAAGGGGCCTACAAGTACATTAAGCAAATCGAATCTTATATGTCAGCGCTTACCACAGAAATCAGAAACAAAGGAAACTTCATTCGCTCGCTTAAAGGTCCCATCCGCAGCATCTATATAGGGGGTGGCACACCGTCGCTCTTGTCTGCAGACAATATCCGCCACATCGGAAAAGTATTGTATGCCGAATTTGAGCTCTCTTCCTTAGCCGAGTTTACACTGGAAAGCGAACCGAAGAGCGTCACACGTGATAAACTTTATGCTGCCCGTGAGATCGGCGTTAACCGGATAAGCTTCGGTGTACAGAGTTTCATTGAGCGTTTCCGATCATTGTTTAACCTCACTTCAACACGTGAACAAATCAAAAATACCGTGGACTGGTCACAAGAGATAATTGGACATGTCGGTTTCGACCTACTATATGGCACGCACAGCCAGCAAGCCGAAGAACTATTATACGATTTGAAGCAAGCAAGCTTCACCCTGAAACCATCAACCTCTATGCAATCAACAATCTGGCTATCACCTCGCAACTGCATAAGTCTTACGCACAAAAAGGACTAA
- a CDS encoding MATE family efflux transporter yields MFVVMKQLLSLGMPLAVGFISQMMISFTDAALVAHLGVQALSGTMLALSLFSFVMLLGLGIITAVAPKLAESFRRQDRYALKAWFDQGIWLSLLIGMMSAIILLNTRNILCLLEQDETIAKIAQEYNSGAAIGVVFFYLYVNSRGLLSAIGHPKPLTFVMLAAIPMNFLISWLLIFGIGPASGLGVFGAGIASSLIRILIVMAVAIILSHNSAFHSFHFHYLRPKFEISRIIKLLLVGFPIGIRILISEGFPSVIAFMITPSGVQALSAHTIGMRLDMLISVVALGISSAAATIAAWYRADGNHMALKQLRMSVTVFDVVYVLFLSGVVYLSYEFILTTIFDIADVRVVVFSWELLPFILLSFAFGTLGAMLNGILVGLLDTFWPTIVVTISYWGVGLFGGALMAYVFEYGFIGYWLGMVGASLIVSLFNYMRVGYLIKRNPMFGAG; encoded by the coding sequence ATGTTTGTTGTGATGAAGCAATTGCTCTCTCTTGGCATGCCATTGGCTGTTGGGTTTATCTCGCAGATGATGATTTCCTTCACAGATGCAGCGCTTGTGGCGCATTTAGGTGTTCAAGCCTTAAGTGGTACAATGTTAGCTCTGAGTCTGTTTAGTTTTGTGATGTTGTTGGGGCTAGGGATTATTACTGCGGTTGCACCAAAACTTGCGGAAAGTTTTCGCAGACAAGATAGATATGCATTGAAGGCGTGGTTTGATCAAGGAATATGGCTTTCCCTTTTGATTGGAATGATGAGTGCAATCATTTTACTCAATACGAGGAATATTTTGTGTCTTCTCGAACAAGATGAGACAATTGCTAAGATAGCGCAGGAATATAATAGCGGTGCTGCTATAGGGGTGGTGTTTTTTTATCTTTATGTAAATAGCCGTGGATTACTTTCAGCAATTGGTCATCCCAAGCCCTTAACTTTTGTTATGCTTGCAGCTATCCCTATGAATTTTCTTATTTCTTGGCTGCTTATTTTTGGTATAGGTCCTGCAAGCGGATTAGGTGTCTTTGGTGCTGGAATTGCGAGTAGTTTGATCCGTATTTTGATTGTTATGGCAGTGGCAATCATTCTGTCCCACAATTCTGCTTTTCATTCCTTTCACTTTCATTATTTGCGACCAAAGTTTGAGATTTCACGAATCATAAAATTGCTGCTCGTAGGATTTCCCATTGGTATCCGTATTCTTATTTCGGAAGGTTTTCCTTCTGTCATTGCATTCATGATTACGCCTTCAGGGGTCCAAGCTTTATCAGCCCATACGATTGGAATGCGTCTTGATATGCTTATTTCTGTGGTGGCTTTGGGTATTTCTAGCGCAGCCGCGACAATAGCAGCGTGGTATAGGGCAGATGGGAATCATATGGCTTTAAAACAGTTGCGAATGAGTGTCACAGTTTTCGATGTAGTTTATGTCTTGTTTTTATCAGGAGTTGTTTATCTCTCTTATGAATTTATCCTTACAACCATCTTTGATATTGCTGATGTCCGCGTTGTTGTTTTCTCTTGGGAGTTGTTACCATTCATCTTATTGTCTTTTGCTTTTGGCACTTTAGGAGCTATGCTCAATGGCATACTTGTGGGCTTGCTTGATACGTTTTGGCCAACAATTGTTGTCACAATAAGCTATTGGGGGGTAGGCTTATTTGGGGGAGCGCTCATGGCGTATGTTTTTGAATATGGTTTTATTGGCTACTGGCTTGGCATGGTTGGTGCCAGTTTAATCGTTTCTCTCTTTAATTATATGCGCGTGGGGTATTTAATAAAACGCAATCCTATGTTTGGGGCGGGATGA
- the mscL gene encoding large conductance mechanosensitive channel protein MscL: MFKEFKEFALKGNMIDLAIGVIIGGAFGSLVNSIVNDIFMPIIGLITGGIDFSNMFIQLAGEKQATLSAAKAAGATISYGHFITLLINFLIIAWVLFFFVKAMNKMRRKEEGESPNKTSSEEQLLTEIRDLLAKKK; this comes from the coding sequence ATGTTTAAAGAATTCAAAGAATTTGCCCTAAAAGGTAATATGATTGATCTTGCTATTGGTGTGATTATCGGAGGCGCTTTTGGTAGCTTAGTCAACTCAATTGTCAATGATATTTTTATGCCAATCATTGGACTTATTACAGGTGGAATTGATTTTTCTAATATGTTTATTCAACTTGCTGGCGAAAAACAAGCGACATTGAGTGCCGCCAAAGCAGCTGGAGCAACCATTAGCTATGGGCACTTTATCACTTTACTTATTAATTTCCTCATTATTGCTTGGGTTCTTTTTTTCTTCGTTAAAGCTATGAATAAAATGCGTAGAAAAGAAGAAGGAGAAAGCCCCAATAAAACTTCTTCAGAAGAACAACTTTTAACAGAAATTAGAGATCTCTTGGCTAAGAAAAAGTAA
- a CDS encoding MFS transporter codes for MGVSIAQLALLQIVFSVAICIFEVPCGILGDKIGVKQNVILSCFFFSLFFFLCIYAPNLSILIPAEVIYALGFALCSGADSTWIKGLIDGGGYKGSLIYHQVNAYKRELTAFMNTVAGALGVLIVLCMDNYQSAYYFCSFGFLVLVFFFSRVRGIGIASVSGSQLIGSSSLLHATEAFTYLVTSKIGLYYILICGFIVAALQPIFHFWQPFILGQTGVLDNATGKTKVLILGLCFVSYTLVKYLFNRFVIKYLMHKYAPMAITLCSLVLSAVVMFALLLVANSWAPIILFTVFHSFFSVPMTQFEAEFFKHIQQKNANTVLSIVSFLARIFGILALVLIGWLAKSVCIEAAFCFALLCICFVIPLNLAWLYTDKK; via the coding sequence ATGGGCGTTAGTATAGCACAGTTAGCCTTATTGCAAATTGTGTTTAGTGTGGCTATTTGTATTTTTGAAGTGCCTTGTGGGATTTTAGGGGATAAAATCGGCGTTAAACAAAATGTGATCTTATCATGTTTCTTTTTTTCGCTTTTCTTCTTTTTATGTATTTACGCGCCTAATCTTTCTATTTTAATTCCGGCAGAAGTTATTTATGCTTTAGGCTTTGCTCTATGTTCTGGCGCTGATAGCACATGGATTAAAGGCTTAATCGACGGCGGTGGTTACAAGGGTAGTTTGATCTATCACCAAGTAAACGCTTATAAGCGGGAACTGACAGCATTCATGAATACGGTTGCTGGTGCGCTAGGTGTTCTTATTGTTTTGTGTATGGATAATTATCAGTCGGCATATTATTTTTGTTCTTTCGGGTTTCTCGTGCTTGTATTCTTTTTTAGTCGGGTGAGGGGGATAGGTATTGCATCCGTTTCGGGTAGTCAGTTAATAGGTTCGAGTTCTTTGTTGCATGCAACAGAAGCTTTTACTTATTTAGTTACCTCAAAAATCGGGTTATATTACATATTGATATGTGGTTTTATTGTTGCAGCATTGCAGCCAATATTTCATTTTTGGCAACCTTTTATTTTGGGACAAACAGGAGTATTAGACAACGCAACGGGAAAGACTAAAGTTCTTATTCTTGGCCTGTGCTTTGTGTCTTATACTCTCGTAAAATACTTATTTAATCGCTTTGTAATTAAATATCTTATGCACAAATACGCTCCTATGGCGATAACTTTGTGCTCACTCGTCCTGAGTGCTGTTGTTATGTTTGCTCTGCTTCTCGTTGCAAACAGTTGGGCACCTATTATTTTATTCACCGTATTTCACAGTTTTTTTTCTGTCCCTATGACGCAGTTTGAAGCAGAATTTTTTAAACATATTCAACAAAAGAATGCAAATACGGTTTTATCCATTGTTAGTTTTCTTGCACGTATTTTTGGTATTTTAGCGCTTGTGCTGATTGGTTGGTTGGCGAAGAGTGTTTGTATAGAAGCGGCTTTTTGTTTCGCCTTGCTTTGTATATGTTTCGTTATCCCGCTTAATTTGGCTTGGCTTTATACGGATAAAAAGTGA